A portion of the Phycisphaerales bacterium genome contains these proteins:
- a CDS encoding M48 family metalloprotease has product MSIAFVNNSKTVLLLGALMALVVGVGYALGGANAILPALVLAVAMNFFAFFFSGKIAIASMRGREVTSGKLYDLVDELRQHAGLPMPKVYVCPHQAPNAFATGRSPRHAAVAVTEGALQLLTYEELAGVMAHELAHVKNRDTLISTIAATVGGLMGMLAYWMFLFGGNRDNGNPLLAIVAVLAGAVGAAIIKAMISRSREFVADADGASIAGSPDGLINALRKLEMYAKRIPMHNPNPAQNNLFIIEPLTGGKTLSDLFATHPPTERRVAALMQAR; this is encoded by the coding sequence ATGTCGATCGCGTTCGTCAATAACTCGAAGACCGTGCTGCTACTGGGCGCCCTGATGGCGCTGGTCGTTGGGGTTGGCTACGCCCTTGGTGGGGCAAACGCCATTCTCCCCGCGCTGGTGCTGGCCGTCGCCATGAACTTCTTCGCGTTCTTCTTCTCGGGGAAGATCGCCATCGCGTCGATGCGGGGTCGGGAAGTCACCAGCGGGAAGCTCTACGACCTGGTCGACGAACTGCGTCAGCACGCGGGCCTGCCCATGCCGAAGGTGTACGTGTGCCCGCACCAGGCGCCCAACGCCTTTGCCACAGGCCGAAGCCCCAGGCACGCGGCGGTGGCGGTGACCGAAGGCGCCTTGCAGCTGCTGACGTACGAGGAACTGGCCGGCGTGATGGCCCATGAGCTGGCCCACGTCAAGAACCGCGACACCCTGATCAGCACCATCGCCGCGACGGTGGGCGGACTCATGGGCATGCTGGCGTACTGGATGTTCCTGTTCGGCGGGAACCGAGACAACGGAAACCCGCTGCTGGCGATCGTGGCCGTGCTGGCGGGCGCCGTCGGGGCAGCCATCATCAAGGCGATGATCAGCCGCTCGCGCGAGTTCGTGGCCGATGCGGACGGCGCCAGCATCGCCGGTTCGCCCGACGGGCTGATCAACGCCCTGCGCAAGCTGGAGATGTACGCCAAGCGCATCCCGATGCACAACCCCAACCCTGCGCAGAACAACCTGTTCATCATCGAACCGCTCACGGGCGGCAAGACGCTGAGCGATCTGTTTGCCACGCACCCGCCGACCGAAAGGCGCGTCGCGGCCCTCATGCAGGCCCGCTAG
- a CDS encoding sulfite exporter TauE/SafE family protein encodes MTLTEILICLVIGAFAGVLGGLAGIGGSMIMLPALALFVADPDPDSAHHLFMASAMVVNAVVSFPAALRHRKAGAIHYGALRVILPAMAISIVVGVLISNQIEGLTLRKILAGFIAAYALMTIYRFFKKSEEPELDAKGVHPIRLTSIGVATGLVAGLLGIGGGVLMVPMLQVFCKMPIKNAIATSSAVMVLTAIVGASLKLATLGPEHGRSVVDALIIAAAISPTAFFGARLGATLTHKLPLQAVRLVVSLALLVVAARMAADAWSKRQEGLPDKPVDAPQSVEGGVEGSA; translated from the coding sequence ATGACCCTCACCGAGATCTTGATCTGCCTGGTTATCGGGGCCTTCGCCGGCGTGCTGGGGGGGCTGGCGGGCATCGGCGGCTCGATGATCATGCTGCCCGCGCTTGCCCTGTTCGTGGCCGACCCGGACCCCGACAGCGCGCATCACCTGTTCATGGCTTCGGCCATGGTCGTCAACGCCGTGGTGAGCTTCCCGGCCGCGCTGCGCCATCGCAAGGCGGGGGCAATCCACTACGGGGCGCTCCGCGTCATCCTTCCGGCGATGGCGATCTCGATCGTCGTCGGGGTCCTGATCTCCAATCAGATCGAAGGGCTCACGCTGCGGAAGATCCTGGCGGGCTTCATCGCCGCGTACGCGCTGATGACCATCTACCGGTTCTTCAAGAAGAGCGAGGAGCCCGAGCTCGACGCCAAGGGCGTGCACCCCATCAGGCTGACCTCCATCGGCGTCGCGACGGGGTTGGTGGCCGGGCTGCTGGGCATCGGCGGCGGCGTGCTCATGGTGCCCATGCTGCAGGTGTTCTGCAAGATGCCCATCAAGAACGCCATCGCCACCAGTTCGGCCGTCATGGTGCTGACAGCAATCGTGGGCGCCTCGCTCAAGCTGGCAACCCTCGGGCCCGAGCACGGCCGCAGCGTGGTCGATGCGTTGATCATCGCGGCGGCCATCTCGCCCACGGCTTTCTTCGGCGCCCGCCTGGGCGCAACGTTGACGCACAAGCTTCCGCTGCAGGCCGTTCGCCTGGTGGTGTCGCTGGCGCTCCTGGTGGTGGCTGCCAGAATGGCGGCCGACGCATGGAGCAAGCGTCAGGAAGGCCTGCCCGACAAGCCCGTCGATGCGCCGCAATCGGTCGAGGGCGGCGTCGAGGGCTCGGCATAA
- a CDS encoding DUF255 domain-containing protein: protein MPPPETTTNELIHERSPYLLQHAHNPVPWMPWSQAAFDEARRRDVPIFLSIGYATCYWCHVMERESFDDHAVAQAMAERFVCVKVDREERPDIDEAYMAATQIMTGSGGWPMSVFLEPTAGKPFWAGTYFPPEPMHGRPSFLEVLQGISQAWNEQRGEVMEQADKLAEAVSDGLGVTTGERIDVGPQAIAEAVRTLLTMVDRTNGGFGGAPKFPQPVYLELLLAARDAADEATKHASDVALRHALDRMMVGGIHDHVGGGFHRYAVDANWTVPHFEKMLYDNAQLLAAYARGSRVFGDDGYAHAARRIIDWAEREMRLDSGGFASALDAEVDGREGLNYLWTAHQVRAALPEGEADLAVSLYGLDHGPNFQDPHHRDAPPANVLRLDDRLEKYATEHDLNATKLRERLDQINARLLDARDQRKAPIRDDKCLAAWNAMMLHALAAAAIELHDPKLLQQADRTAAFLRKHMIAGDGLPVRSWRDGDRADSGFLEDAAWCIRGLAELARARIVLEAGDPAPLIAEAKMMLETALARFGESDEPGVLYDTRSAELFVRGRSTYDGATPCAHSVLLDAMATLHEIAPESGALDHAAAVLKALSPAIAESPLGTAGSTAALLRFMRQNQHFAESVIDAELERVRSMPEPVDDSFTPVEIYASGDRVTLGPDLPAQFHLVVRIKEGWHVYAAEPGNADLPPLRVGVRGGSGVRVYADYPNGTPWSHDESILVHEGEIEFPVALELEGEWSGRPILVVSYQACDDARCLPVRTVELDVAIDRQCEGELGVD, encoded by the coding sequence ATGCCGCCGCCTGAAACCACGACGAACGAACTGATCCACGAGCGCAGCCCCTATCTCCTCCAGCATGCGCACAACCCCGTGCCGTGGATGCCATGGAGCCAGGCCGCCTTCGATGAAGCCCGCCGCCGCGACGTGCCCATCTTCCTGAGCATCGGCTACGCCACCTGCTACTGGTGCCACGTCATGGAGCGGGAGAGCTTCGATGACCACGCCGTGGCGCAGGCTATGGCCGAACGCTTCGTGTGCGTCAAGGTCGATCGCGAAGAACGCCCCGACATCGACGAGGCCTACATGGCCGCCACGCAGATCATGACCGGCAGCGGCGGCTGGCCCATGAGCGTGTTCCTCGAACCCACCGCCGGCAAGCCCTTCTGGGCCGGCACGTACTTCCCGCCCGAGCCCATGCACGGCCGGCCGAGCTTCCTGGAGGTGCTCCAGGGCATCTCGCAGGCCTGGAACGAGCAGCGCGGCGAGGTGATGGAACAAGCCGACAAGCTGGCCGAGGCCGTCAGCGATGGGCTGGGCGTGACCACCGGCGAGCGCATCGACGTGGGGCCGCAGGCGATCGCCGAGGCCGTGCGCACGCTGCTGACCATGGTCGATCGCACCAACGGCGGATTCGGCGGCGCGCCCAAGTTCCCACAGCCGGTATATCTTGAGCTCCTGCTCGCCGCGCGCGACGCGGCCGACGAGGCCACGAAGCATGCCTCCGACGTCGCGCTGCGCCACGCGCTCGATCGCATGATGGTCGGCGGCATCCACGACCACGTCGGCGGGGGCTTCCACCGTTACGCCGTTGACGCCAACTGGACCGTGCCGCACTTCGAGAAGATGCTGTACGACAACGCGCAGCTCCTTGCCGCATATGCCCGCGGGTCGCGTGTCTTTGGTGACGATGGATACGCCCACGCGGCCCGGCGCATCATCGACTGGGCCGAGCGGGAGATGCGTCTGGATTCCGGCGGCTTCGCGAGCGCACTGGATGCCGAGGTTGATGGACGCGAGGGCCTGAACTACCTCTGGACCGCCCACCAGGTGCGCGCCGCGCTTCCCGAAGGCGAAGCCGACCTCGCCGTCTCGCTCTACGGCCTCGATCACGGCCCCAACTTCCAGGATCCCCACCACCGCGATGCGCCGCCGGCGAACGTGCTCCGGCTGGACGACCGCCTCGAGAAGTACGCGACCGAGCACGACCTGAACGCCACCAAGCTGCGCGAACGCCTCGACCAGATCAACGCCCGGCTCCTCGACGCGCGCGACCAGCGCAAGGCTCCAATCCGCGATGACAAGTGCCTGGCCGCATGGAACGCCATGATGCTGCACGCCTTGGCCGCCGCGGCCATCGAATTGCACGATCCCAAGCTGCTCCAGCAGGCGGATCGCACGGCCGCGTTCCTGCGCAAGCACATGATCGCCGGCGACGGGCTGCCGGTGCGAAGCTGGCGCGACGGCGATCGAGCCGACTCCGGCTTTCTCGAAGATGCCGCGTGGTGCATCCGCGGCCTGGCCGAACTCGCCCGCGCTCGCATCGTGCTCGAAGCCGGGGATCCGGCACCACTCATCGCCGAAGCAAAGATGATGCTCGAAACCGCATTGGCACGCTTCGGCGAATCCGATGAGCCGGGCGTGCTCTACGACACTCGGTCCGCCGAGCTGTTCGTGCGAGGCCGGAGCACCTACGACGGCGCCACGCCATGTGCCCACTCGGTGCTGTTGGACGCGATGGCGACGTTGCACGAGATTGCGCCCGAGTCGGGTGCGCTCGATCACGCGGCGGCCGTCTTAAAGGCCCTTTCGCCAGCGATTGCCGAGTCTCCGCTGGGCACGGCTGGCTCGACGGCCGCCCTCTTGCGGTTCATGCGGCAGAACCAGCACTTTGCCGAATCGGTCATCGATGCCGAACTCGAACGCGTGCGTTCCATGCCTGAGCCCGTCGACGACTCGTTCACGCCCGTGGAGATCTACGCCAGCGGCGACCGCGTCACGCTCGGTCCGGACCTGCCCGCCCAGTTCCACCTGGTCGTTCGCATCAAGGAGGGCTGGCACGTCTACGCCGCCGAACCGGGGAACGCCGACTTGCCGCCCCTGCGCGTCGGCGTACGTGGCGGGTCGGGCGTGCGCGTGTACGCCGACTACCCGAACGGCACGCCGTGGTCGCACGACGAGTCCATCCTGGTGCACGAGGGCGAGATCGAGTTCCCCGTCGCGCTCGAGCTGGAGGGCGAGTGGTCGGGCCGGCCCATCCTCGTGGTCAGCTATCAGGCGTGCGACGATGCTCGATGCCTGCCCGTGCGCACCGTGGAGCTCGACGTGGCGATCGATCGTCAGTGCGAGGGCGAGCTGGGCGTCGACTAG
- a CDS encoding prolyl oligopeptidase family serine peptidase yields MTRLLCIVAVLACATLCLSDPDVATRAPIWPARAFEAQLGDKGVIIPVGGDPRRYESFQVGFFMDRPEVPGVAEHAAVLLERVGDVASEVVPGSVRPEGRNALVFEISPAQAAAMPEGGVQTVVFASLRPGTLEIERTWMACEPATADDVRGIAVIIPGTFGYPPELYEKWSADLRSRGWSVLRLLSQPSRFTEQILIDVPAGEGPQEGRAFADHADDRTAETAYAVEAGVRFMTERDGRLEGKPRAILGFSGGAILLPAVVARNPGAYETAVLVAGGANAAGISIDSTFMKQFIKSVFFTFQGEDKAADRDEFERAYLQQSTLDGYHAAAHFDPDTRVLVVDGSFDKAVPFESSALMVDRLRESGVTPVRRTYPTNHVMLFMSLSEMVGQVNQWVDGGELGLPPGEESKDSP; encoded by the coding sequence ATGACCCGGTTGCTTTGCATCGTCGCCGTTCTCGCCTGCGCCACGCTCTGCCTGAGCGACCCGGACGTCGCCACCCGGGCGCCGATCTGGCCCGCGCGGGCCTTCGAGGCGCAGCTGGGCGACAAGGGCGTCATCATTCCGGTGGGCGGAGACCCGCGCCGATACGAGTCCTTCCAGGTCGGCTTTTTCATGGATCGGCCCGAGGTACCCGGCGTGGCCGAGCACGCGGCCGTACTGCTCGAACGCGTGGGCGACGTCGCGTCCGAGGTGGTCCCGGGAAGCGTCCGGCCCGAGGGCCGCAACGCGCTGGTATTCGAGATCTCGCCGGCCCAGGCGGCGGCCATGCCCGAGGGCGGCGTGCAGACCGTCGTGTTCGCCTCGCTGCGACCCGGAACGCTCGAGATCGAGCGCACGTGGATGGCCTGCGAGCCCGCCACCGCCGACGACGTGCGCGGCATCGCGGTGATCATTCCCGGCACCTTCGGCTATCCGCCCGAGCTCTACGAGAAGTGGTCGGCCGACCTGCGCTCCCGCGGCTGGAGCGTGCTGCGCCTGCTCAGCCAGCCGTCGCGCTTCACCGAGCAGATCCTCATCGACGTTCCCGCGGGCGAAGGTCCTCAGGAAGGCCGCGCGTTCGCCGATCACGCCGATGATCGCACGGCCGAGACCGCGTACGCCGTCGAGGCGGGCGTCCGGTTCATGACCGAGCGCGATGGTCGGCTGGAGGGCAAGCCGCGGGCCATCCTGGGTTTCAGCGGCGGCGCGATCCTGCTGCCGGCCGTCGTGGCGCGAAACCCCGGGGCATACGAGACGGCCGTGCTGGTCGCCGGCGGCGCCAACGCGGCGGGCATCAGCATCGACAGCACCTTCATGAAGCAGTTCATCAAGTCGGTCTTCTTCACCTTCCAAGGAGAGGACAAGGCCGCGGACCGGGACGAGTTCGAGCGCGCCTACCTCCAGCAATCCACGCTGGACGGCTACCACGCGGCGGCGCACTTCGATCCGGACACGCGTGTGCTCGTCGTCGACGGTTCGTTCGACAAGGCCGTCCCGTTCGAGTCCAGCGCGCTCATGGTCGATCGCCTTCGAGAGAGCGGGGTGACCCCAGTGCGCCGCACGTATCCCACCAACCACGTCATGCTGTTCATGTCATTGAGCGAGATGGTCGGCCAGGTCAACCAATGGGTCGACGGCGGCGAACTCGGCCTGCCGCCGGGGGAGGAGTCGAAGGACTCGCCCTAA
- the floA gene encoding flotillin-like protein FloA (flotillin-like protein involved in membrane lipid rafts) produces the protein MGNIPPGVWIAIGIVLLIILIVIVAILGRFIKLWIQAFVSEAKVSFGALIGMWLRKVDMNVIVFSRIRAVKAKLNISTDQLETHYLAGGRVPNVVSAMIAASNARIDLPWDVAAAIDLAGRDILDAVNTSVNPKVIDCPGANQPRTTIDAVAQDGIQLKAKARVTVRTNLARLVGGATEETIIARVGEGIVTTIGSAQNHKAVLENPDNISKVVMEKGLDAGTAFEILSIDIADIDVGENIGAKLQTDQAEADKKRAQAEAEKRRAMAVAAEQEFRAEEQKNRALVVLAEAEVPKAMAEAFRGGHLGVMDYYRMQNIQADTSMRGSIAGDDDKDRKHRE, from the coding sequence ATGGGAAACATACCCCCGGGTGTCTGGATCGCGATCGGCATCGTCCTGCTGATCATTCTGATCGTCATCGTGGCGATCCTCGGCCGATTCATCAAGCTCTGGATCCAGGCGTTCGTGTCCGAGGCCAAGGTCAGCTTTGGCGCGCTGATCGGCATGTGGCTTCGGAAAGTGGACATGAACGTGATCGTCTTCAGCCGCATCCGTGCGGTGAAGGCCAAGCTCAACATTTCCACCGACCAACTCGAGACCCACTACCTGGCCGGCGGCCGCGTGCCCAACGTCGTCAGCGCGATGATCGCGGCCAGCAACGCCCGCATCGACCTGCCGTGGGACGTCGCCGCCGCCATCGATCTGGCCGGCCGTGACATCCTCGACGCGGTGAACACCAGCGTGAACCCCAAGGTCATCGACTGCCCGGGCGCGAACCAGCCGCGCACGACGATCGACGCGGTGGCCCAGGACGGCATCCAGCTCAAGGCCAAGGCCCGCGTCACGGTGCGTACGAACCTGGCCCGCCTGGTCGGCGGCGCCACCGAGGAAACGATCATCGCCCGCGTGGGCGAGGGCATCGTGACCACCATCGGCTCGGCCCAGAACCACAAGGCAGTTCTCGAGAATCCCGACAACATCTCTAAAGTGGTGATGGAGAAGGGGCTGGACGCAGGCACGGCCTTCGAGATCCTCTCGATCGACATCGCCGACATCGACGTGGGGGAGAACATCGGCGCGAAGCTGCAGACCGATCAGGCCGAGGCCGACAAGAAGCGGGCCCAGGCCGAGGCCGAGAAGCGCCGCGCGATGGCCGTCGCCGCCGAGCAGGAGTTCCGGGCCGAGGAGCAGAAGAACCGCGCACTGGTCGTACTGGCCGAGGCGGAAGTGCCCAAGGCGATGGCCGAGGCCTTCCGCGGCGGCCACCTGGGTGTCATGGACTATTACCGCATGCAGAACATCCAGGCCGATACGTCGATGCGCGGCTCCATCGCCGGCGACGACGATAAGGATCGCAAGCACCGCGAGTAG
- a CDS encoding NfeD family protein: MDPLLVWGLLLLASAAFLGLLELFVPSAGIIGIVALVVAIAGVVCLWSYETAWGVTGMLAVIVIAPTATYFGFKVLPYTPIGKGLILSNPEPDDPASNPSNAAHAVRIALVGQEGEAQTDLRPIGVVKIEGQRHDAVAESGYIARGSSVRVVSADGIQLKVRQI; this comes from the coding sequence ATGGATCCACTGCTGGTGTGGGGGCTGTTGTTGCTCGCCTCGGCGGCCTTCCTCGGGCTGCTGGAACTGTTCGTTCCCAGCGCGGGCATCATCGGCATCGTGGCGCTGGTGGTGGCCATCGCCGGCGTGGTCTGCCTGTGGAGCTATGAGACGGCCTGGGGCGTCACCGGCATGCTGGCGGTCATCGTCATCGCGCCAACGGCCACGTACTTTGGCTTCAAGGTGCTGCCCTACACGCCCATCGGCAAGGGCCTGATCCTGAGCAATCCCGAGCCCGACGATCCGGCATCGAACCCCTCCAATGCCGCACACGCGGTGCGAATCGCGCTGGTCGGGCAGGAGGGCGAAGCCCAGACCGATCTCAGGCCCATTGGCGTGGTGAAGATCGAGGGCCAGCGGCACGACGCGGTGGCCGAGAGCGGATACATCGCACGAGGCTCGTCGGTCCGCGTGGTGTCGGCCGACGGGATCCAACTGAAAGTTCGCCAGATCTAG
- a CDS encoding DUF368 domain-containing protein, with amino-acid sequence MPTPPARPPFLRLLVGGGLMGLANLVPGISGGTMLVAAGVYRRFVDAVSDATRLRLSAATIVTLALIVLGAGSAIALGALPVSYGLAEARWAMYALFIGLTIGGVPSLYALVRPLSPRLVAFALLGLAGMLAVVAAQEMGAGGGGGGASGGGGGGGWLMLVVAGAAGAAAMVLPGVSGAYLLLLLGQYEAVVTAIKDLSRGDASALATVVPIGAGVLVGIAGVSNLLRWLLHKYEKATLAVLLGLLLGAPAGLYPFREAVPPAAGEVIKGQILTQETAAEVEPKDWPTRAFMPSLGQVAASLGLVVVGGAATMGVARLGRRADAGGRRADAGGGRAGAEGRAPPAAEAGD; translated from the coding sequence ATGCCCACGCCGCCCGCGCGGCCGCCGTTCCTGCGGCTGCTGGTGGGCGGGGGGCTCATGGGGCTGGCCAACCTCGTGCCGGGCATCAGCGGGGGCACCATGCTCGTGGCGGCGGGGGTGTACCGCCGGTTCGTCGACGCCGTCAGCGACGCCACGCGGCTGCGGCTCTCGGCCGCCACCATCGTCACGCTGGCCCTGATCGTGCTGGGGGCCGGCTCGGCCATCGCGCTGGGGGCCCTGCCGGTGTCCTACGGGCTCGCCGAGGCTCGCTGGGCCATGTACGCCCTGTTCATCGGGCTCACGATCGGGGGCGTGCCCTCGCTGTATGCGCTGGTCCGGCCGCTGAGCCCCCGGCTGGTGGCCTTCGCCCTGCTGGGGCTGGCGGGCATGCTGGCCGTCGTGGCGGCCCAGGAGATGGGCGCGGGCGGCGGCGGCGGGGGCGCAAGTGGCGGTGGGGGCGGTGGGGGTTGGCTCATGCTGGTCGTCGCCGGGGCCGCGGGGGCGGCGGCGATGGTGCTGCCGGGGGTCAGCGGGGCCTACCTGCTCCTGCTGCTGGGCCAGTACGAGGCCGTCGTCACCGCCATCAAGGACCTCTCCCGCGGCGACGCGTCGGCCCTGGCCACGGTCGTGCCCATCGGCGCGGGCGTGCTGGTGGGCATCGCGGGGGTCAGCAACCTGCTCCGCTGGCTGCTGCACAAGTACGAGAAGGCAACCCTGGCCGTGCTGCTGGGGCTGCTGCTGGGCGCGCCGGCGGGGCTCTACCCCTTCCGCGAGGCCGTGCCGCCCGCGGCGGGCGAGGTCATCAAGGGCCAGATCCTCACGCAGGAGACCGCGGCCGAGGTCGAGCCCAAGGACTGGCCCACGCGGGCGTTCATGCCATCGCTCGGGCAGGTCGCCGCGTCACTGGGGCTGGTCGTCGTCGGCGGCGCCGCGACCATGGGCGTCGCCCGGCTTGGTCGTCGCGCTGACGCTGGGGGTCGGCGCGCTGACGCCGGAGGCGGGCGCGCCGGCGCCGAAGGCCGGGCGCCGCCAGCCGCCGAAGCGGGGGACTGA
- a CDS encoding GC-type dockerin domain-anchored protein — translation MRTAASIAILIATSTAAAQTSPNAIEIVVDPPIIERGESATIELRAHFESRVDFAIAYVFTSLVCDTGSDYLSDHRLLSPMDGPGTQRGFETIAGIENIVAAQIQFHDIRADPTDPMPFWSATYTANHPAPVFGWEIAFQTRTARYSVFECEYCASYHSRLHLLEEGNATLTVVACRADINQDRQLDLFDYLAFFNAFDAGEAIADFDFDGELTVFDFLAFQNRFDAGCS, via the coding sequence ATGCGCACCGCCGCGTCGATCGCCATCCTGATCGCAACCAGCACCGCCGCCGCCCAGACCTCGCCCAACGCCATCGAGATCGTCGTCGACCCGCCCATCATCGAGCGTGGGGAGAGCGCCACCATCGAGCTGCGCGCCCACTTCGAGTCGCGCGTGGACTTCGCCATCGCCTACGTCTTCACGAGCCTGGTGTGCGACACCGGCTCGGACTACCTCTCCGATCACCGCCTCCTGTCGCCGATGGACGGCCCGGGCACGCAGCGCGGGTTCGAGACCATCGCGGGCATCGAGAACATCGTCGCCGCGCAGATCCAGTTCCACGACATCCGTGCCGACCCGACGGACCCGATGCCCTTCTGGTCGGCCACCTACACCGCCAACCACCCCGCCCCGGTCTTCGGATGGGAGATCGCCTTCCAGACGCGAACGGCAAGGTACTCGGTGTTCGAGTGCGAATACTGCGCCTCGTACCACTCGCGCTTGCACCTCCTGGAAGAGGGCAACGCCACGCTGACGGTCGTCGCCTGCCGGGCCGACATCAACCAGGACCGGCAGCTGGACCTCTTCGATTACCTTGCCTTCTTCAACGCCTTCGACGCGGGCGAGGCCATCGCCGACTTCGACTTCGACGGCGAGCTGACGGTGTTCGACTTCCTGGCCTTCCAGAACCGCTTCGACGCGGGTTGTTCCTGA
- a CDS encoding 3D domain-containing protein yields the protein MNVRVEREGRTCAAPTQDMVGLAAASRGKRPSAGVLWLGGAVMTVATAIIAKQLGPVSPMAAITPPQAMQTQPAQERPSTEATIDAAAVQPAALATPAFASLAGDVEPDTSLRWFNGRPVRPARTITMKVTAYSADAASCYPFADGQTATLHSVDANGGFLVAADTDLLPFGTMLSIEGYNDGKVVPVLDRGGAIKGNRLDLLFPSHEAALQWGVKTLDVVIWEYADGKPAVDPRKQRS from the coding sequence ATGAACGTGCGCGTTGAGCGCGAGGGCCGGACCTGCGCCGCCCCGACCCAGGACATGGTCGGCCTGGCCGCGGCATCGCGCGGCAAGAGGCCCTCGGCAGGCGTCCTCTGGCTGGGCGGCGCGGTGATGACCGTCGCAACGGCCATCATCGCCAAGCAGCTGGGCCCGGTGAGCCCCATGGCCGCCATCACGCCTCCGCAGGCGATGCAGACCCAGCCGGCCCAGGAACGCCCCTCGACCGAAGCGACGATCGACGCCGCAGCCGTCCAACCCGCGGCCCTGGCGACGCCCGCCTTCGCGTCGCTGGCCGGCGACGTCGAGCCCGACACGAGCCTGCGGTGGTTCAACGGCCGACCCGTCCGCCCAGCTCGGACCATCACGATGAAGGTGACGGCCTACTCGGCCGATGCGGCCTCGTGCTACCCCTTCGCCGATGGCCAGACCGCCACGCTGCACTCGGTGGACGCCAACGGCGGGTTCCTCGTTGCCGCCGATACCGACCTGCTGCCCTTTGGCACCATGCTGAGCATCGAGGGCTACAACGACGGCAAGGTCGTGCCGGTGCTGGACCGTGGCGGGGCCATCAAGGGCAACAGGCTCGACCTGCTGTTCCCCAGCCACGAGGCGGCGCTCCAGTGGGGCGTGAAGACGCTGGACGTGGTCATCTGGGAGTACGCCGACGGCAAGCCGGCGGTCGACCCCCGGAAGCAGCGGTCGTAA
- the galE gene encoding UDP-glucose 4-epimerase GalE — translation MAILVTGAAGYIGSHAVQRLLKDGRTVVGLDNMQRGNRGAIDALRELGGRRFTFEQGDTTDRSHMERLMMGHHVQAVLHFAALSLVGESVLRPLEYHRNNSLVPLLEAVRDARVTRLVFSSTCAVYGQPPSMPVTEEAPLAPVSPYGVSKLHGEQVLDDYLEARRREGSTFAFAALRYFNVAGCDRTGVLGEDHDPHSHIIPIVLEVALGKREKITIFGDDYETPDGTCIRDYIHVEDLVDAHVRVLEALEDGQSRRYNLGIGKGYSVKDIVESCRRVTGHAIPAEIGPRRPGDPPALYADPAKVQAELGWQAGITDLDEVIDSAWTWMKANPKGYGS, via the coding sequence ATGGCGATTCTGGTAACCGGGGCGGCGGGCTACATCGGCTCGCACGCCGTGCAGCGGCTCTTGAAGGACGGCCGGACCGTCGTCGGGCTAGACAACATGCAGCGCGGCAACCGCGGGGCCATCGACGCCCTGCGCGAGCTCGGCGGGCGAAGGTTCACCTTCGAGCAGGGCGACACCACCGACCGCAGCCACATGGAACGCCTCATGATGGGCCACCACGTCCAGGCCGTGCTGCACTTTGCCGCCCTGAGCCTGGTGGGCGAGAGCGTGCTGCGGCCGCTGGAGTACCACCGCAACAACAGCCTGGTGCCCTTGCTCGAGGCCGTGCGCGATGCGCGCGTCACGCGCCTGGTCTTCTCCAGCACGTGCGCCGTCTACGGCCAGCCGCCCTCGATGCCCGTGACCGAAGAAGCGCCCCTGGCGCCGGTGAGCCCCTACGGCGTCAGCAAGCTGCACGGGGAGCAGGTGCTGGACGACTACCTGGAGGCGCGGCGGCGCGAGGGCTCGACGTTCGCCTTCGCCGCGCTGCGGTACTTCAACGTCGCCGGCTGCGATCGCACGGGCGTCCTGGGCGAAGACCACGACCCGCACAGCCACATCATCCCCATCGTGCTGGAGGTCGCCCTGGGCAAGCGCGAGAAGATCACCATCTTCGGCGACGACTACGAGACGCCCGACGGCACGTGCATCCGCGACTACATCCACGTGGAGGACCTGGTCGACGCCCACGTGCGGGTGCTCGAGGCGCTCGAAGACGGCCAGAGCCGCCGGTACAACCTGGGCATCGGCAAGGGCTACTCGGTCAAGGACATCGTCGAGAGCTGCCGCCGCGTGACCGGGCACGCCATTCCCGCGGAGATCGGCCCCCGGCGCCCGGGCGACCCGCCCGCGCTCTACGCCGACCCGGCGAAGGTGCAGGCCGAACTGGGCTGGCAGGCCGGAATAACCGACCTCGACGAGGTCATCGACTCGGCATGGACGTGGATGAAGGCCAATCCCAAGGGGTACGGATCATGA